Part of the Cloacibacillus sp. genome is shown below.
TTGTAAACCATGCTCGATACGGCATTTTGCCCTGAGCCGGGCCACGTGCGGAATATTTGGAAGGCGCCCTCTGCGTTCCTGTCGGCGCTGATAAACGGTGATACGCCTGTGAAGGAGGTAACGCAATTATTGATCCGAGTAAGAGCTTGTACGTCCTCCTCTCTATCCGGATTTCCGCTCCCGTAAGCTTTGTCCGCTGTTACGGTGAGCCATCCGCAGTTTTTGAGATTTATTCTTGAGCCGTCGCTATTTCCGATTATGCCGCCCTTCACAGCGGTATCTCCGCTGAGCACCGCGGAAGAGATGCAGTTTTCGATTGTGACCTCCGTACCCGTT
Proteins encoded:
- a CDS encoding GLUG motif-containing protein, whose product is MSEAGGVAGYVRGSTVINSVADCLVTSNCGKGSAGGIVGLVEYNSSILNCYSSGTLVAAQTTARLGGIAGTGTEVTIENCISSAVLSGDTAVKGGIIGNSDGSRINLKNCGWLTVTADKAYGSGNPDREEDVQALTRINNCVTSFTGVSPFISADRNAEGAFQIFRTWPGSGQNAVSSMVY